In a genomic window of Anoplopoma fimbria isolate UVic2021 breed Golden Eagle Sablefish chromosome 6, Afim_UVic_2022, whole genome shotgun sequence:
- the LOC129091917 gene encoding barrier-to-autointegration factor-like protein: MSTTTQKHRDFVGEPMGDKPVTSLSGIGEILGEKLRQQGFDKAYVVLGQFLLLRKDTEMFTEWLRDASGANSRQAGLCSECLREWCDAFL, translated from the exons ATGTCGACCACCACTCAGAAGCATCGGGACTTTGTCGGTGAGCCGATGGGAGATAAGCCGGTGACGTCTCTGTCGGGCATCGGAGAGATTCTGGGGGAGAAACTGAGGCAGCAGGGCTTTGACAAG GCCTACGTGGTTCTGGGTCAGTTCCTGCTGCTGAGGAAAGACACTGAGATGTTCACCGAGTGGCTGAGAGACGCCAGCGGAGCGAACTCCCGTCAGGCCGGACTCTGCTCTGAGTGTCTGAGGGAGTGGTGTGATGCCTTCCTCTGA